The Streptomyces sp. NBC_01463 DNA window CCGGTCTGCTGGCCGACCCGAACCCCGGCGCCATGTTCAACTACCGTCCCGTACCGGCGCAGACGCTGGAGCGGGCGCGGGAGTGCCGGGCCCTGTGCGACGCGTACGGCGTACCCCTGGCCGCGGCCGCGATCCAGTTCCCGCTGTTGCACGCCGCCGTCGACTCGGTCGTCCTCGGCTGCCGTTCGGCGGCGGAGGTCACGGCGAACGCGGCGAACGCGCGCTTCCCGGTCCCGGACGAGCTCTGGAAGGAGCTCGCGCGGGCCGGATTCGTGCCCGAGCAGCTGCTGGAGGAGCGCGCCGGATAGCCGGAAAGGCCGCGGTCGGCATGCCGGCCGCGGCCTTCGCCGGGGGTGTGACCCCGGGGTCGTACGTGGATCAGTGGGCCACGACGGGGATCTTCACCTCGTCCTGGGCACCCTCCGTGGCGGACGACGCGGCCGCGGGGCCGCCCTGGTGACCCGCGTTGATCATCGTCAGCGCGATGCCCGCGGCGACCACCAGGATGCCGGCGGCCCACCAGGTGGCGGAGGCGTAACCGTCGACCATGGCCTGCGCCTGGACCAGCTTCTGTGCGGCCGGAGTGGTCGCACCCGCGGCGTGCGCGGCGAGGTAGGCGGTGGTGGCCGAGGCGGCGATGGTGTTCAGGAGCGCGGTGCCGATGGCGCCGCCGACCTGCTGCGAGGTGTTCACCATGGCGGAGGCGACACCGGCGTCACGCGGTGCGACACCGTGGGTGGCGAGCGACATGGCGGGCATGAACGCCGTCCCCATGCCGAGGCCGAGCAGCAGGAGCCCGGGCAGCACCAGTCCGGCGTACGAGCTGCCGATGTCCATCCGGGTCAGGCACAGCATGCCGGCCGCCGCGACCAGGAAGCCCGGGCCCATGAGCAGCCGCGGGGGCACCCTGGTCATCAGGCGCGCGCCGATCTGGGTGGAGCCCGTGATCATGCCCGCGACCATGGGCAGGAAGGCCAGTCCGGTCTTGATCGGCGAGTAGCCCTGGACGATCTGGAGGTAGTAGGTGAGGAAGAGGAAGGTGCCGAACATCGCGATGACGGCGAGTCCGAGCGAGAGGTAGACACCGCCGCGGTTGCGGTCGGCCGGCACGCGCAGCGGGAGCAGCGGGGCCTTGACCCTGGACTCGGTGACCAGGAACGCGGCGAGCAGCACCGCGGAGGCGACGAACATGCCGATCGTCAGGGCGTCCGACCAGCCGGCCGACTCGGCGCGGGTGAAGCCGTACACCAGGGCGACCAGGCCGAGGCAGGAGAGGACCACGCCGGGGATGTCGAGCGGCGAGCGGTTGCGGCCGCCGGCGGGCTCACGGATCACGAAGTACGCGCCGAGCGCGGCGACGATCGCGAAGGGGACGTTGACGAAGAACGTCCAGCGCCAGTTCAGGTACTCGGTCAGGGTGCCGCCGAGGATGAAGCCCACGGCGCCGCCGCCACCGGCGATCGCACCGTAGATGCCGAACGCTTTGGCGCGCTCCCTGGCCTCGGTGAACGTCACCGCGAGCAGCGAGAGGGCCGCCGGTGCGAGCAGTGCGCCGAAGACGCCCTGCAGGGCGCGGGCGCCGAGCATCATGGCCTCGCCCTGGGCCGCGCCGCCGAGTACGGAGGCCAGTGCGAAGCCGGTCAGGCCGACGAGGAAGGCGCGCTTGCGCCCCCAGAGGTCGGCGATGCGGCCGCCGAAGAGCAGCAGACCGCCGAAGGCCAGGGCGTAGGCGGTGATGACCCATTGCCGGTTGCCGTCCGATATCCCCAGGTCCTGCTGGGCGGAGGGCAGCGCGATGTTCACGATGGTCGCGTCGAGCACGACCATCAGCTGGGCCAGGGCGATGAAGATGAGCGCTTTCCAGCGCCTGGGGTCGGGGCCGGTGTCGGTTCTTCCGGCGGACAGGACTGTTTCGGACATGGGAGTACCCACTTCGGAACTCAATTCGGAACTCATGAGGGACGTGACGAGCCGCTGCGTCGCCCGCGCGGGAGCGGAGCGGCCGGTGGTGAGCGGAAGCCTGTGGCGGTGCGCTCGGAGTGGTGGGAGGGTTCAGGCCGCGTTGCGCGTGGCCGTGGGACGGCGGCGCCGGCCGGTCTCGGTCAGGGCGGGCGGGTTGTAGGCCATGTCGAGGGTGCCGATGTCGGTACCCGGGGGGACGATGGCGTCGATGCGGTCGAGGATCTCGTCGTCGAGCGTGGTGCCCATGCCGTCGAGGAGGTCCTCGAGGTGGTCCATGGTGCGCGGCCCGATGATGGCGGAGGTGACGCCGGGGTGGGCGATAGTGAAGGCCACGGCCAGGTGGGACATCTTGATGCCCGCCTCGTCCGCGAGCGGGATGAGCTGCTCGACGACGTCCAGGCGGCGCTCGTCCCTGAGGTGCTTGAAGCCGAAGGCTGCGCGGTGGGTGTCGACGGCCTCGCCCTTGCGGTAGCGGCCGGTGAGCAGCCCCTGGGCCAGGGGGCTCCAGACCAGGGCGCCCATGCCGTACTGCTCGCACAGGGGCAGGACATCGCGTTCGATCCCGCGGTTGAGGATCGAGTACGGCGGCTGCTCGGTACGGAAGCGCTGCAGGCCGCGCCGGTCGGCGACCCACTGGGCCTCGACGATCTCGGCGGCCGGTGTGGTGGAGGAGCCGATGGCCCGGACCTTGCCCGCCCGCATCAGGTCGGTGAGCGCGGAGAGCGTCTCCTCGACGTCCGTGTCCGGGTCGGGGCGGTGCATCTGGTAGAGGTCGATGTGGTCGGTCTGCAGACGGCGCAGCGAGTCCTCCACGGCGCGGACGATCCAGCGCCGCGAGTTTCCCTGCTGGTTGGGGTCGTCCCCCATCGCGACGTGCGCCTTGGTCGCCAGGACGACGTTGTCCCGGCGGCCCTTCAGGGCTTTGGCGAGGATCTCCTCGGACTCACCGCGTGAGTACATGTCGGCGGTGTCGACGAAGTTGATCCCGGCGTCCAGCGCCCTGTGCACGATTCGGGTGCAGTCCTCGTGATCGGTGTTGCCGAAGGCGCCGAACATCATGGCGCCCAGGCAGTAGGGGCTGACCTTGATCCCGGTCCGTCCCAGCGTGCGGTACTGCATGGCGTTCCTCCTCTGGGCTGCCGGTCGGGGGTCCGGCTAGAATGAAACCGGAACACCGTTCAGCAACCACAATACGGAACAACGTTCCGCAGCGCAAAAGGGAACCCTCCATGCCTGATCGCCCTGCCGGGGAACCGGCCGCCCGCCGTGTACGGCCCGACGTCCGGCGCAACCTGGACGCCCTGCTGACCGCGGCCGCCGAGGTCTTCGCGTCGGACGGCGTGGACGCCCCCGTGCGGCGGATCACCGCCAGGGCCGGGGTGGGGTCGGGCACCCTCTACCGGCACTTCCCGCAGCGCTCCGACCTGATCACCGCCGTCTTCCGGCACGAGGTCGACGCCTGCGTCGAGGCGGCTCCCGCTCTCGCCCAGCAGTACGAGCCGGTCGAGGCCCTCACCCGGTGGCTCCAGCGCTTCGCACAGTTCGTCGCCGCCAAGCGCGGCCTCAAGGGCGCCCTGCACTCCGGCGACCCCGCGTACGAGAGCCTGCCCGCCTACTTCCAGAAGAGCTTCCTCCCGGTCGTGACGGAGCTGCTGGAAGCGGCCAGCACCTCCGGTGGTATCCGGACCGACATCCCCCCGTTCGACCTGCTGCGCGCCGTCGGCGACCTCCTCGCGCAGGATGACGAGGACTACACCCGGCGCATGATCACCCTGCTGGTCAACGGCCTCCGCCACCAGGCGGACGCCCCGCTCCCCGTGCCGGCCGAGGACTGAACGGCGGCAGCCGCCGGCTGACGACCGACGGCCCCCCGCTCCCCGCCTCAGCCGGCGGCGGCGCGCTCCGGCCGCGCGGCTTCGGACCGTGGCAGCCTCGTGGCCCCGGCCGCCGCGAACAGGCAGAACCCGAGCACCCACCAGAACGTGTCGCCGAACGCCGCCGGGACATCCGCGCCACGGGCGGACAGCCGGTCCTGAAGGATCACCGCGAGGGCAGCGGTACCCACCGAGCCGCCCACCGTGTTGAGCAGGTTGAGCGCTCCGGAGGCACGCGGAAGGTACTCGGGCTCGATCCGGCTGTAGACGATGTTCATCACCGGCGCGCCGACCATGGCCATCCCGACGCCCCGGACCGCGAGCGCCGCCACGACTGCGGTGTCCGGGAGTTCGTGGCCGAGCTGGGTGAACGGAGCCGTGCCCAGGAGGATCAGCACGATGCCGGCGACCACCAGGGTCCGCGGCGCGACCTTGTCGATCGTGCGGTTGACCAGCACCGAACCGGCCGCCGCTCCCAGCCCCTGGGGCGCCAGCAGCAGCCCCGCCTGCCAGGCCGGCATCCCGCGTCCGGTCTGGAAGTACAGCGGCAGCAGGAACATCGTGCCGAACACCGAGGCGCCGAGGACCAGCAGCGCCACGGCCGCGGCGCCGAAGGGCGGCCGGGCGAACAGCCGGGGGTCGACCAGCGGTGTACCGCGGGTCCGCAGCCCGTGCACGGTGAAGCCCGCCAGCATCACCAGCCCCGCGCACACGCCGGCCGTCGCCGGCAGGGTCCTGCCGTGGGCCACCTCGGTCAGCCCGTACACGAGCACGGCGAGCCCGGGCGAGAGCAGCAGGGCCCCGCGCAGGTCGAACGCGGTCCGCCGGGTGGAGGGCGGCACGACGGGCACGTGGCGGCGGGCGAGCAGCACGGCGGCCCCGCCGATCGGCAGGTTGACCAGGAACAGCCACGGCCACGGCGCCACGGCGAGGACGGAGCCGCCGGCCAGCGGGCCGAACACCGGGGACAGGAGCGGCACGACCGCGACGACGCTGATCACCCGTCCCGTCCGGCCGGGGCCGGCGATCCGGGCCAGCAGCGCCTGACCGGTCGCGGGAAGCAGCCCGCCGCCGAGGCCCTGGACCACCCGGAACACGATCAGGCTGGTCACCGACCAGGCGCACGCGCACAGGACGGAGCCGAGCAGGAACACGCCCACGGCGACGAGCCAGGTCCGCCGCCCGCCGAACCGGTCGGCCAGCCAGCCGGACGCCGGCACGGCGGCGACCACGGCGAGCAGGTAGGCGGTGGTCACCCACTGGATCTCGGCGACGGAGGCACCGAACTCATCGGTCAGGGTGCCGATGCCGACGCTGACGATCGTGGCGTCCAGGGTCGCCATGAAGGTGCCGAGCACCAGGATGAACGCGGTTCTCAGCAGTTCCCTGTCCACTCGCCCGGCGGGCGGCGCGGTCTTCCCGCTCATCGGCCCTCCAGCAGATCGCGCACGTCGTCGTCGAGGTGCTTGTCCATGCCGCGGAGCAGTTCGAGCAGTTCGCCGGCGAGTCCCCCGACGTCCGTGCCCGCCCGGTGGGCGAGCACACCGGTCCAGCCGTCACCCTCCGGCATGACGGTCAGGGTCGCGGGGTGGTGCGTGGACTCGCGGAAGCGGGTGCCGACGACGGTGAGCCCCGGGGCGGGTTCACGCAGGCGGTCCGGGTCGACCGGGTAGTTCTCGAACACCACCATGCTGTCGAACAGCCTGCGTCGCCCGGTCAGCCGTTCCAGGTCGGACAGGGCGACATGGTGGTGCTCGACCAGCTCCCGCTGCCGGGACTGGAGTGCGCTGAGCGTGTCGGCGAGGGTGCCGGTGAGCCGTGCCCGTACCGGCACGGTGTTGGCCAGCAGCCCGATGATCTCCTCGACGCCCGCCAGCTCCGGCGGCCGGCAGGACACCATCGCGCCGAAGCAGACGTCCGTGTGCCCGGACCGCCGGGCGAGCAGCACCGCCCACGCCCCCTGCACCAGCGTGTTCCGGGTCAGCCCGCGCCGGGCCGCGAGGCGGGTCAGGCCGGCCACCAGCGATGCGTCGAACTCGATCACCTCGGGTTCCTGCCAGGCAGGACCGGCTTCACCGCCGCCCAGGTAGTCCCCTTCGGGCAGCCCCGCCAGCTCGTCCGCCCAGGCACCGAGGTCCGGCTCGTTCCCGGCGAGCCAGTCCAGGTAGCCGGCGAACGGGACGGGGGCCGGCAGCTCCGGAGCCCCGCCGCGCGTCCGTGCCGTGTAGAGCGCGAACAGTTCGGTGAGGATGCGCGGGGCCGACCAGCCGTCGGACAGCGCGTGATGACTGGTCATCACCAGCTCGGCGCGCTCGGGTCCGCGCCGGATCACGGTGAGCCGGAACAGCGGGCCCCGGGCGAGATCGAACGGCTCCGCGAGATCCGCGGCCAGCACCTCCTCCACGGGCTCGTCGGTGACCCGGAACTCCGGCCGTGGCAGCACCGGGATCACCGCCAGGGAGGCGGGGAACACCGCCCCCAGGTTCGGGTGCCGGGCCAGCAGGTCGTCGCCCGCTCCCCGCAGCGCGTCGGTGTCGAGCCGGCCGGCAAGCGAGAACGCCGACTGCACGGTGTACGGGTCGGGGTGCTCGGTGCGCGAGTGCCGCAGCATCACCTCCTGGAGCGGGGTGAGCGGCTGTACGCCGGCGACCGGGCGGTCCCGGTCGAGCGCGCCGATCTCCGGTGCGGCGGCGATCCGCAGGAGCGCGGTCCGCAGATGTCCGGCCAGTTCCTCGATCCCGGCGGCCGTGAACAGCGCGGCCGGCCAGGTGATCCGGATCCCGAGCGCGTCGTCCCGCACCAGGGCGTTGACCATCAGGCCGTACGGGAGCGGCATCGCGTCGGAGCCGTTCGAGCCGAGCGGTCCGGCGTCCGGGGGCGTCTGCCACGCCGTCTCCCGGTCCGGGGTGGCGGGGTACTGGCCGAGGTAGTTCCAGGCGATCTCGGGCCGCACCGGGTCCAGCAGGCCGGCCGCGGTGAGGATGCCGTACCCGAGGCCGTCGCCCTGGGCGCGCAGCCGCTCCCTGACCGCCCGCACGTCGTCGTCCGCGTCGAGCCGCACGGGGTGGACGGCGGTGAACCAGCCGACGGTCTGGGACAGGTCGACGTCCCGCGGGCGGCCGTGGCTCTCCAGCGCGACCAGCACCTGCGGGGTGCCGCGCCACTCCCGTACCGCCTGCGCGAGCGCCGTCAGCAGGACGGCGTCCGGGGTGGTGCGGTAGGCGGCCGGCAGGGTCGTGACCAGGGCGCGGGTCGACTCGGCGTCGAGCCGGATCTCGTGGTGCCCGGCGGTGGCCACGGTGTCCCGGGCGGGGTCCAGCGGTCCGGCGAGTGCCGGAGTGGCGTCCATCCGCCGCCAGTGCGGCAGTTCGGCACGCCGGTCGGCGTCGTGCAGGGTGCGCGCCCAGCCGAGGAACGACTGGCCGTGCCGGGTCAGCGCGCCGCCGGAGTGGGCGTGCTCCAGGTCGTCCAGCAGGACGCGCCAGGAGACTCCGTCGACGGCCAGGTGGTGGGCGACGAGGGCCAGCCGGCCCGGCCTGCCGGGTCCCGCGTCCACCCACAGGGCGCGCAGCAGCGGACCGGTGCGCGGGTCCATCGACGCCTGGGCGGCGGCGATCGCGGCATCGACCGCGCCGCGGAGGTCTTCGGTGGCCGGCACCCGGGTCAGTACGTCGGCCCCGGTCACCGCGCCGACCGGCGGGATGCGCAGCACGTCGCCCGACAGCCTGGCCCGCAGCACGTCGTGACGGGCCAGGACGTCGTCGAGCACCGCCCGCCAGGTCGTCTCGTCGCCGCCCGGCGGAACGCAGATCTCCGTCCACTGGCAGAACCCGTCCGCTGCCGCTCCCGCGCGGCGCAGCAGGTCCCGCATGACCGGGGTCAGCGGCGCGTCCCCGACGGCGGGGGCCACGTCGCCGTCGAGGGTGCGGGCGCGGGCGGCGATCCCCGCGACCGTCTCGCCGTCGAACACGTCCCGCGGGGTCAGGCCGAGGCCCTGCCGCCGGACCCGGGAGACGAGTTGCAGCGACACGATGCTGTCCCCGCCGATGTCGAAGAAGTTGTCGTCCGGGCCGATGTCGTCGGTGCCGAGGACGTCGCGGAACACGGCGAGCAGGACCGCCTCCGCCTCGGTGGCGGGTTCGCGCCGGGCGACGGCGGCGGTCTCGGGGGCGGGCAGCGCGGCGGCGTCGAGCTTGCCGCTGGGGCTCAGCGGCAGCCGGTCGATGGGGACGAGTGCCGTCGGCACCATGTGGTCGGGCAGTTCCGCGGCCAGGTGGCCGCGCACGCCCGCGGTGTCGAGGCCGGCGCCGTCGGCCGGAATGACGTATCCGACGAGCCTGCCCTCCCGCATGATCACGGCGCAGGCGCGCACGTCGGGGTGGCCGGTCAGCACGGACTCGATCTCGCCCAGTTCGACGCGGAAGCCGCGGACCTTGACCTGGTGGTCGGCGCGGCCGAGGAACACCAGCTGTCCGTCGGGCCGCCATCGCACCAGGTCGCCCGTGCGGTACATCCGCTCGCCCGGCGGACCGAACGGGTCGGCGACGAACGTGCCGGAGGTCAGACCGGGGCGGCCGAGGTAGCCGCGGGCCAGGCTCGGCCCGCCGAGGTACAGCTCGCCGGTCACCCCGGTGCCGACCGGCTGGAGCCCGCCGTCGAGGACGTACGCGCGGATGTTGGGGTCGGGGCGGCCGATGGGCAGCGGTCCCTCGTCGTCCGGGTCGTAGTGCCAGGTCGTGGAGTTGATGGTGACCTCGGTCGGTCCGTACGCGTTGAACAGCGCCCGGCGGCCCCTGCCCCAGCGGCGCGCCAGTTCCGGGTCGAGGCGCTCGGCGCCGACGACGAAGAACACGTCGGGGTCGACGGTGCGGTCGTCCGGCATCGCGGCCAGGAACGACGGGAGCAGGTTCACTCCGGTCACCCGGTGCTCGACGATGTAGTCGAGCAGTTCGTCGCCGGGTACGCGCACCTCTTCGGGCGCGATGACGGACGTGCCGCCGGACAGCAGCGGCACCATGGTCTGCCAGAACGCGACGTCGAAGCTCGTCGACGCGAAGTGCAGGTACCGGTCGTGCTCGGTGACGCCGACGACCTCCTCCTGCAGCGCGACGAGGTCGGGCACGCCCCGGTGGGTCACGCCGACTCCCTTGGGGCGCCCGGTGGTTCCGGAGGTGTAGATGACGTAGGCGAGCGCGTCCTCGGTGAGCCCGGCGCGCGCCTGGGCCGGGTCGTCGTCCGGTACGGAGGCGAGGGTGGCCGGGTCGTCGAGACGCAGGACGGGGATGTCGCGGTCGACGGGCAGTTCGGCGCCGGTCGTGACGGCCGCTGCCGGGGCGATGTCGTCGAACATGTAGGCCAGCCGCTCGCGCGGATAGCTCGCGTCCATCGGTACGTACACCGCGCCTGCCTTGGCCACGGCGAACAGGGCCACGGTCATCTCGACGTCGCGGCCGATGAGCACCGCGACCGGGTCCTGCGGCCGTACCCCGGCCCCGATCAGCGCGTGGGCCAGGCGGTTGGCGCGCCGGTCGAGTTCGGCATAGCTCAGGCTGCGGTCACGGCAGACCAGGGCCTCGGCGCCGGGCTTGCGGCCCACCCACGCGGCGAACTCGTCCAGCCAGTGGCCGCGGGCCCGGGCGGCGGCGGTGTCGGTGCCGGTCCGCAGCATCGTCGCCCGCTCGTCGGCGTCGAGGACCGGCAGTCGGAGCGCGGGGCGTGCCGGGTCGTCGACGATCTCGCGCAGGAGGTGGTGCAGCCAGCGGCCGTAGTCGCGGACGGCGCCGGCATCGAAGGCGCGCGGCTGGTAGCCGAGGCCGATCGTGATCTCGTCGTCCGGGATCACGATGACGGTGAGGGCGTAGTGCGTGGCGTCGGTGATGTCCACCCCGGCCAGGTCGAGCCCGGGGGCGAGGGGAGTGCGCTTCCGGCTGGACAACGGGAAGTTCTCCATGACCAGCATCGTGTCGAACAGTTCGCCGATGCCCACGGCCCGCTGAATGCCCGGCAGGCCGACGTGGTGGTGCTCGGCCAGGGCGACGCTGTCGGCGTGCAGCCGCGCCAGGAGGTCGCGCACGGTCTCGTCCTGGGTGTGCCGGACGCGTACCGGGATGGTGGTGCCGAGCTGGCCGATCATCGATTCGACGCCGTCGACCTCGGCGGGCCTCCCGGACACCGGGCAGCCGAACACGACGTCGCGGCGCCCGGTGAGCCTGCCGAGGAGCAGACCCCACGCGGTCTGGAGGACGGTGGTCAGGGTGACACCCTGCTCGCGGGCGAACGCGCGCAGCCGGTCGCTGAACTCCCGTCCCAGTCCGACGGTCTCGCGGCCGGGCCGTTCGACTCCGGCGCCGGTGCTCGCGGGTGCCAGCCGCGTCGCGTCGTCGACGCCGGCCAGCGCGTCCCGCCATGCGGCGAGCGCTGCTTCGCCGTCCCGGTCCGCCAGCCACCGGAAGTACTCGGACAGCGGCGGGGCGGAGGGCGCGGCGGGGCCTCCGCCCAGTTCCGCGTAGAGGGCGAGCAGGGTGCGGCCGACCAGCGGCATCGACCAGCCGTCGAGCAGGGCGTGGTGGTTGGTGATCACCAGCTTGTGCTCGGCGGGCCCGACGCGGGACAGCAGGAAGCGGATGAGCGGCGGGCGGGCCGGGTCGAACGGTCGCTCCAGATCGGCGCGGGCGGCCTCGGGGAACCGGTCGTCCTGCCGCCATTCCAGGGCGATGTCCGCGGGGATCACCTGCACCACGTCGTCCCCCGCCGTGGCCAGGTGGACGCGCAGGGCCGGGTGGCGGCGCAGCAGTTCGCGCGCCGCCTCGGCCATGCGCTCCGGGTCGAGTTCGCCGGCGAGGGTCGTCACGGCCTGGACGACGTAGACGTCGGTGTCGTCGCCGTCGCGGACCATGGTGTGGAAGGAGAGCCCGACCTGGAGGGGGGTGGCGGGCAGGACGTCGGTGACGCGGCCGGTGCGTTCGAGGGCGTCGATGGCGCTCTGGTCGATGTCGACCAGCGGCAGGTCGGAGGGGGTGAGTCCGCCCGGGGTGTGGAGCGCGTGCGCGGCCAGCGCGTCCAGGGCTGCGGCCCAGGCGTCCTGGAGGGCCGCCACGGCTTCGGTGCCGAGCACCCCGGTCGCGGCGGTCCACTCGACGGCGAGCCGGGGTGTGTCGCCCTCGTGGACGAAGCAGTTGAGGGCCAGCACCTGTTCGAGGGCCTTGGCGTCCGGCTCCGTCACCGCGAAGGCGTCGTGTTCCGGCAGCCGCCACCCGGGGGCGGACAGCGGGGCGAACCTGCCGAGGTAGTTGAGCAGTACGTCCGGCGGCGGGGTGGCGGCGAGTGCGGGGCCGGTCTCCGGGTCGAGGTGGCGCAGGACGCCGTAGCCGATGCCCCCGTCGGGGACGCCGCGCCGGGCCTCCTTGGCGGCGCGCAGCGCCTGCCCCACGTCGTCGGACGCGGGGACACGGACCGGGTACTCGCTGGTGAACCAGCCGACGGTGCGGGCCAGATCGAGGTGTTCCCGGCCGTGCCCCTCCATGGAGACGGTCACGGCGTCGCCGCGCAGGCCCCATCCCCGCAGGGCGAGGACGAGTGCGGCCAGGAGCACCTCGTCGGCCCCGGCGCGGTACGCAGCGGTGAGGGTGGTCAGGACCGCTTCGGTGGCCTCGGCCG harbors:
- a CDS encoding TetR/AcrR family transcriptional regulator; translation: MPDRPAGEPAARRVRPDVRRNLDALLTAAAEVFASDGVDAPVRRITARAGVGSGTLYRHFPQRSDLITAVFRHEVDACVEAAPALAQQYEPVEALTRWLQRFAQFVAAKRGLKGALHSGDPAYESLPAYFQKSFLPVVTELLEAASTSGGIRTDIPPFDLLRAVGDLLAQDDEDYTRRMITLLVNGLRHQADAPLPVPAED
- a CDS encoding MFS transporter, translated to MSETVLSAGRTDTGPDPRRWKALIFIALAQLMVVLDATIVNIALPSAQQDLGISDGNRQWVITAYALAFGGLLLFGGRIADLWGRKRAFLVGLTGFALASVLGGAAQGEAMMLGARALQGVFGALLAPAALSLLAVTFTEARERAKAFGIYGAIAGGGGAVGFILGGTLTEYLNWRWTFFVNVPFAIVAALGAYFVIREPAGGRNRSPLDIPGVVLSCLGLVALVYGFTRAESAGWSDALTIGMFVASAVLLAAFLVTESRVKAPLLPLRVPADRNRGGVYLSLGLAVIAMFGTFLFLTYYLQIVQGYSPIKTGLAFLPMVAGMITGSTQIGARLMTRVPPRLLMGPGFLVAAAGMLCLTRMDIGSSYAGLVLPGLLLLGLGMGTAFMPAMSLATHGVAPRDAGVASAMVNTSQQVGGAIGTALLNTIAASATTAYLAAHAAGATTPAAQKLVQAQAMVDGYASATWWAAGILVVAAGIALTMINAGHQGGPAAASSATEGAQDEVKIPVVAH
- a CDS encoding aldo/keto reductase, with translation MQYRTLGRTGIKVSPYCLGAMMFGAFGNTDHEDCTRIVHRALDAGINFVDTADMYSRGESEEILAKALKGRRDNVVLATKAHVAMGDDPNQQGNSRRWIVRAVEDSLRRLQTDHIDLYQMHRPDPDTDVEETLSALTDLMRAGKVRAIGSSTTPAAEIVEAQWVADRRGLQRFRTEQPPYSILNRGIERDVLPLCEQYGMGALVWSPLAQGLLTGRYRKGEAVDTHRAAFGFKHLRDERRLDVVEQLIPLADEAGIKMSHLAVAFTIAHPGVTSAIIGPRTMDHLEDLLDGMGTTLDDEILDRIDAIVPPGTDIGTLDMAYNPPALTETGRRRRPTATRNAA
- a CDS encoding DHA2 family efflux MFS transporter permease subunit, producing MSGKTAPPAGRVDRELLRTAFILVLGTFMATLDATIVSVGIGTLTDEFGASVAEIQWVTTAYLLAVVAAVPASGWLADRFGGRRTWLVAVGVFLLGSVLCACAWSVTSLIVFRVVQGLGGGLLPATGQALLARIAGPGRTGRVISVVAVVPLLSPVFGPLAGGSVLAVAPWPWLFLVNLPIGGAAVLLARRHVPVVPPSTRRTAFDLRGALLLSPGLAVLVYGLTEVAHGRTLPATAGVCAGLVMLAGFTVHGLRTRGTPLVDPRLFARPPFGAAAVALLVLGASVFGTMFLLPLYFQTGRGMPAWQAGLLLAPQGLGAAAGSVLVNRTIDKVAPRTLVVAGIVLILLGTAPFTQLGHELPDTAVVAALAVRGVGMAMVGAPVMNIVYSRIEPEYLPRASGALNLLNTVGGSVGTAALAVILQDRLSARGADVPAAFGDTFWWVLGFCLFAAAGATRLPRSEAARPERAAAG